Proteins encoded in a region of the Stieleria neptunia genome:
- the wecB gene encoding non-hydrolyzing UDP-N-acetylglucosamine 2-epimerase produces the protein MPFQTAPSTYSSESSQVIPRREGPRLRPLIVFGTRPEAIKLAPVVRECQSRPDQIAPIVCSTGQHREMLAQVLGYFSITPDIDLGLMQPGQTLTQLTARCLEAVDRVVGEQDPDCIVIQGDTTTVMASAIVAFYHRLPVVHVEAGLRTGDLMAPWPEEFNRRVTGIVTNLHCAPTTRSESALLAEGVPQNFIRVTGNTVIDALLHSVAKERADDTRWRQKYPMAMADRVVLVTGHRRENFGGGLQQICAALAQLAASHPETQFIYPVHMNPNVMGPVHELLGASTNIHLVPPADYPEFVWLMDRATLVITDSGGVQEEAPSLGSAVLVTRTKTERPEAVEAGLAELVGTDRDRIIRRASDLLAQPKRSRGANVIDNPYGDGNASKRIVDWMLEVGS, from the coding sequence ATGCCTTTTCAAACCGCCCCGTCCACGTATTCTTCCGAGTCGTCACAGGTCATCCCCCGTCGCGAGGGCCCGCGTTTGCGACCGCTGATCGTCTTTGGCACCCGTCCGGAGGCGATCAAGCTGGCCCCGGTGGTGCGGGAATGCCAATCGCGACCGGACCAGATCGCTCCGATCGTCTGCAGCACCGGCCAGCACCGCGAAATGCTGGCGCAGGTCTTGGGATATTTTTCGATCACACCGGACATCGATTTGGGATTGATGCAGCCCGGGCAAACGCTCACTCAATTGACCGCCCGCTGTCTGGAAGCGGTCGATCGGGTCGTGGGAGAACAAGATCCCGACTGCATCGTTATCCAAGGCGACACGACGACCGTGATGGCCTCGGCGATCGTCGCGTTCTACCACCGGTTGCCCGTTGTGCACGTGGAGGCCGGTCTGCGGACCGGTGATTTGATGGCGCCGTGGCCGGAGGAGTTCAACCGCCGCGTGACCGGGATCGTCACGAACCTGCACTGTGCCCCGACGACGCGCAGCGAGTCCGCTTTGCTGGCCGAAGGCGTTCCCCAAAACTTCATCCGCGTCACCGGCAATACCGTCATCGATGCCTTGTTGCACAGCGTCGCGAAAGAACGCGCCGACGACACCCGATGGCGACAAAAGTATCCGATGGCGATGGCCGACCGAGTGGTCCTGGTCACCGGTCACCGACGCGAAAATTTTGGCGGCGGGCTCCAACAGATCTGTGCCGCGCTCGCGCAGTTGGCTGCCAGCCATCCCGAGACTCAGTTCATCTATCCGGTTCACATGAACCCGAACGTGATGGGGCCCGTTCATGAGCTGTTGGGGGCATCAACCAACATCCATCTCGTGCCGCCGGCCGACTACCCCGAGTTTGTCTGGTTGATGGATCGGGCGACCTTGGTGATCACCGATTCCGGCGGCGTTCAGGAAGAAGCCCCGTCGCTGGGCAGCGCGGTGTTGGTCACGCGGACGAAAACCGAACGTCCCGAGGCGGTCGAGGCCGGACTGGCAGAACTGGTCGGCACCGATCGCGATCGGATCATCCGCCGCGCAAGCGACCTGCTGGCCCAGCCCAAACGCAGCAGAGGAGCCAACGTCATCGACAATCCCTACGGCGACGGAAACGCATCCAAACGCATCGTCGATTGGATGCTCGAGGTAGGGAGTTGA